In one window of Mastigocladopsis repens PCC 10914 DNA:
- a CDS encoding SDR family NAD(P)-dependent oxidoreductase: protein MKQLEGKVTLVTGATRGIGKGIAIGLGEAGATVYVTGRSLNHSDSSNEVSGSLAETQSAVEEVGGVCIPVQVDHSDSEQVRLLFERIQDEQNGRLDLLVNNAYSGVQALRDAYGKPFWDCEPSLWDACNNVGLGSHYVASVFAAGMMTKRRSGLICTISSWGGMSYIFGTAYGAGKAACDRLAADMAVELKPHNVASVSIWPGIVGTEHITSMAAQMDEKNATPKNYSLFSDRYNWETPLLTGRVIAQLAGSPNVMRRTGRVQIVAELALAYGIVDKDGERPVSLRSLRFLVPFALPGLRKHSWLIPDIKVPWSLLLLSALSSPKI from the coding sequence ATGAAACAACTTGAAGGTAAAGTAACATTAGTCACAGGTGCTACACGGGGTATTGGTAAGGGAATTGCTATTGGACTCGGTGAAGCAGGTGCGACTGTGTATGTTACAGGACGCAGCCTCAACCATTCTGATTCCAGTAATGAAGTTTCAGGTAGTCTTGCTGAAACCCAATCAGCAGTTGAGGAAGTCGGTGGTGTATGCATTCCTGTTCAGGTAGACCACAGCGACTCGGAACAAGTGCGTTTGCTCTTTGAGCGCATCCAAGACGAGCAGAATGGACGGCTTGACTTACTGGTAAATAATGCTTATTCAGGAGTCCAGGCTTTAAGAGATGCTTATGGCAAACCTTTTTGGGATTGTGAACCGAGTCTCTGGGACGCTTGCAACAACGTTGGTCTGGGTAGTCACTATGTTGCAAGTGTTTTTGCAGCTGGGATGATGACCAAGCGTCGCTCTGGACTAATTTGTACTATTTCCTCATGGGGTGGTATGTCCTACATTTTTGGTACAGCATACGGTGCTGGCAAAGCAGCCTGTGATAGATTAGCAGCTGATATGGCTGTTGAGTTAAAACCGCATAACGTTGCTTCTGTTTCAATTTGGCCAGGTATTGTTGGTACCGAACACATTACTAGTATGGCTGCCCAAATGGACGAAAAAAATGCAACGCCAAAGAATTATTCGTTGTTCAGCGATCGCTACAACTGGGAAACTCCCTTATTAACAGGACGGGTTATTGCTCAACTTGCTGGCTCACCTAATGTAATGCGTCGTACAGGACGTGTGCAGATTGTTGCGGAACTGGCCCTTGCATATGGCATTGTAGATAAGGATGGAGAACGTCCTGTATCACTACGTTCTCTGCGCTTTTTAGTACCGTTTGCATTACCTGGATTGAGAAAGCACTCGTGGCTTATACCCGATATTAAAGTGCCGTGGTCACTGTTACTACTGAGTGCGCTCAGTTCGCCTAAAATTTAG